The following proteins come from a genomic window of Nicotiana tomentosiformis chromosome 12, ASM39032v3, whole genome shotgun sequence:
- the LOC104096323 gene encoding probably inactive leucine-rich repeat receptor-like protein kinase At5g48380: MEKTNFRTRSFFFICTFLGFLLILLSKISVCSAAENDFYCLKSIKDSLQDPFNNLGSWDFNNVTEGFICRFSGINCWHDNENKVLSITLSNYGLIGEFPRGVRNCTSLTNLDLSGNKLYGNIPSDISVILDYVVILDLSYNTFSGNIPPDIANCTYLNFLGLDNNNLEGEIPSRIGSLLRLRTFSVANNYLTGAVPSFVNEQITAKSFENNPEFCGKPLKGCENSWIWKHIDRASFIKAFVVGWVLFFTLALVLRLFQFPSKVINKIVSFNKWKLRVKEHLTSGSDLPGEEDLSSSNHKILRLQKFVTRMSFGELEKATSGFSENHLVGNGMLGKVYKAILPNGWTLAIKKLNEWENLEDEFVSEITTLGGLGHRNLLPLIGFCAEKENRFLVYKYMPNGSLHEWLHSNEEKAKILDFPLRVKMALGIAKGLAWLHHGYELHVTHGSISTRCILLDQNFEPKISNFWEAKFWSKNDTALSWSLFPVAEYSGLGSYKQDIYCFGVVLLELVTGKEPHELTSSRNLFDHSPCLLDADRDLLGKGVDDLILQFLELACTCVKFFPNERPTMLEVYDTLRTVSQGRTD, translated from the exons ATGGAGAAAACCAACTTTAGAACAAGATCTTTCTTTTTCATCTGCACATTTCTTGGATTTCTATTGATATTACTTAGCAAAATTTCTGTCTGTAGTGCTGcagaaaatgatttttattgCTTGAAATCAATAAAAGATTCATTACAAGACCCTTTCAATAATTTGGGCAGTTGGGATTTCAACAATGTTACAGAAGGCTTCATCTGCCGTTTTTCAGGAATTAATTGCTGGCATGATAATGAGAATAAGGTACTGAGCATCACACTTTCAAACTATGGATTAATTGGTGAGTTTCCTCGAGGCGTTCGAAATTGTACAAGTTTGACTAATTTAGATCTTTCAGGCAACAAGTTGTATGGAAATATCCCTTCTGATATTTCAGTGATACTTGATTATGTGGTAATACTTGATCTATCATATAACACATTTTCTGGCAATATACCACCTGATATAGCTAATTGTACCTACCTTAACTTTCTGGGGTTGGACAATAATAATTTAGAAGGTGAAATTCCAAGTAGAATAGGCTCTTTACTTCGCCTTCGGACATTCAGTGTAGCCAACAATTACTTGACTGGGGCAGTGCCGTCGTTTGTTAATGAACAAATCACAGCTAAAAGTTTTGAAAACAATCCAGAGTTTTGTGGGAAGCCTTTGAAAGGATGTGAGAATTCTTGGATATGGAAACATATCGATCGTGCTTCGTTTATCAAAGCGTTTGTGGTTGGTTGGGTACTTTTCTTTACGTTGGCTTTAGTCCTTCGCTTATTTCAATTTCCAAGCAAGGTTATCAACAAGATAGTCTCATTCAACAAATGGAAACTGAGGGTAAAGGAACATTTAACTTCAGGAAGTGATTTACCAGGTGAAGAGGACTTAAGCAGCAGCAACCACAAG ATATTAAGGCTGCAGAAGTTTGTTACTAGAATGAGTTTTGGGGAGCTGGAAAAAGCAACTTCTGGGTTTAGTGAAAACCATTTAGTAGGAAATGGAATGTTGGGCAAAGTGTACAAAGCAATACTTCCAAATGGCTGGACACTTGCCATCAAGAAGCTCAATGAATGGGAGAATTTGGAGGACGAGTTTGTCTCTGAGATAACAACTCTCGGTGGCCTGGGACATCGGAACCTATTGCCTCTTATAGGTTTCTGTGCTGAAAAAGAAAACAGATTTCTTGTTTACAAATATATGCCTAATGGAAGTCTTCATGAATGGCTGCACTCGAACGAAGAAAAGGCCAAGATTTTGGACTTCCCTCTTAGAGTTAAAATGGCACTTGGGATAGCAAAAGGCCTTGCTTGGCTTCATCATGGGTACGAATTACACGTTACACACGGGAGCATAAGCACACGATGTATCTTGCTAGATCAAAATTTTGAACCTAAAATATCCAATTTTTGGGAAGCCAAGTTTTGGAGTAAGAATGACACTGCATTAAGTTGGAGTCTTTTCCCAGTAGCTGAATATTCTGGTTTAGGTTCTTACAAGCAAGACATTTACTGCTTTGGTGTTGTGCTTCTCGAGCTTGTAACTGGGAAGGAACCACATGAACTGACCAGCTCGAGAAATCTATTTGATCATTCGCCTTGTCTACTTGATGCAGATAGAGATTTGCTTGGAAAAGGAGTCGACGATTTAATCCTCCAATTTCTTGAATTAGCTTGTACCTGTGTGAAGTTCTTTCCTAATGAAAGGCCAACAATGCTGGAAGTGTATGACACATTGAGGACAGTTTCTCAGGGCCGAACAGACTGA
- the LOC138903368 gene encoding probably inactive leucine-rich repeat receptor-like protein kinase At5g48380: protein MDKTNFKTSPFIFISISLGFQLTLLARFCVCNAAESDIYCLKSIKDSLQDPYNYLDSWDFTNATEGFICRFTGIQCWHPNENKVLNVALSSMDLQGEFSRGIRNCTSSTGLDLYGNNLYGTIPFDISVILEHVTTLDLSSEIPSRIGLLLCLKTFSVANNNLTGLVPSFVSEQITADSFANNPGLCGKPLNGCEDSEDSWIWKHIDCSSFITAFVVGWVFFSTSVLVLCLFQFPSKAINKIVSFNKWKLRSKEHSSPGSDSPSEEELSSQQKILRLEKFVTRMSFKELAITTSDFCEDYLVGNGMLGKVYKAILPNGWPLAIKKLNEWENLEDEFVCEITTLGGLRHRNLLPLIGFCAEKEKRLLVYKYMHSGNLHEWLHSTEYTAHILDFPLRLKIALGIAKGLVWLHHGYELHVTH, encoded by the exons ATGGATAAAACAAATTTCAAAACAAGCCCTTTCATTTTCATCAGTATCTCTCTTGGCTTTCAATTAACATTACTTGCCAGATTTTGTGTCTGCAATGCTGCAGAGAGTGATATTTATTGCTTGAAATCAATAAAAGATTCATTACAAGACCCTTACAATTACTTGGACTCTTGGGATTTCACCAATGCTACCGAAGGCTTCATCTGTCGTTTTACAGGAATTCAATGCTGGCATCCTAATGAGAATAAGGTACTGAATGTCGCGCTTTCAAGCATGGATTTGCAGGGTGAGTTTTCTCGTGGCATTCGAAATTGTACAAGCTCGACTGGTTTAGATCTTTATGGCAACAACTTGTATGGAACCATACCATTTGATATTTCAGTAATACTTGAACATGTTACAACACTTGATCTCTCAA GTGAAATTCCAAGCAGAATAGGCCTTTTGCTTTGCCTTAAGACATTTAGTGTAGCCAACAATAATTTGACCGGTTTAGTGCCATCATTTGTTAGCGAACAAATCACAGCTGATAGTTTTGCAAACAATCCAGGGCTTTGTGGTAAGCCCTTAAATGGATGTGAGGATTCTGAGGATTCTTGGATATGGAAACATATCGATTGTTCCTCATTCATCACAGCGTTTGTGGTCGGTTGGGTATTTTTCTCTACATCAGTTTTAGTTCTTTGCTTATTTCAATTTCCTAGCAAGGCAATCAACAAGATAGTCTCATTCAACAAAtggaagctgaggtcaaaggaACATTCAAGTCCAGGAAGTGATTCACCTAGTGAAGAAGAATTAAGTAGCCAACAGAAG ATATTAAGGCTGGAGAAGTTTGTCACTAGAATGAGTTTCAAGGAGTTGGCAATAACAACTTCTGATTTTTGTGAAGACTATTTAGTAGGAAATGGAATGCTGGGGAAAGTGTACAAAGCAATTCTTCCAAATGGCTGGCCACTTGCCATCAAGAAGCTCAATGAATGGGAGAATTTGGAGGACGAGTTCGTGTGTGAGATAACAACTCTCGGTGGCCTGAGACATCGGAACCTATTGCCTCTTATAGGTTTCTGCGCTGAAAAGGAAAAAAGACTTCTTGTTTACAAATACATGCATAGTGGAAATCTTCATGAATGGCTGCACTCAACCGAATATACGGCCCATATTTTGGACTTCCCTCTTAGACTTAAAATTGCACTTGGGATAGCAAAAGGCCTGGTTTGGCTTCATCATGGGTATGAATTACATGTCACACACTGA